A window of the Pedobacter frigiditerrae genome harbors these coding sequences:
- a CDS encoding response regulator, translating into MEKINVLIVDDKIENLVALEALLDRDDINIISTTLPNEALRISWEKDIAIALVDVQMPEMDGFELVEILKSNPRTKDILVVFVTAISVETKYAVKGLNVGAVDYLYKPLNPYVTSAKVDSFVQLVRNQREIKAKNIQLETYQKELIKAKELAEQGKKIKENFLANMSHEIRTPINGIIGLVNVLLETPLSAEQKELIELLEISSNSLLGIINDVLDLSKIEAGKFKIIRAETDLEKLGNAVINLLSIGAKAKNIELKLELDKELPKVVLADSLRLNQILMNLIGNAVKFTTEGSVKLKIEVLDKKGNNKRIKFSIIDTGIGIPKENIHKVFEVFEQGSDDTTLKFGGTGLGLSIVKNLAKLKGGVLNIESEINKGSTFSFTNWYEVVEEIKKEQPKALRGNQFPPLKHVKILVAEDNPINKHLIIATLKEWGIVPDVVENGKEALEKLTENEYDLILMDNYMPVMNGLQAIALIRNGEVPGKENVPIITFSASIMESDKKIALDAGANEVLNKTFEPELLYDKITSFVRK; encoded by the coding sequence ATGGAAAAAATTAACGTTTTAATTGTTGATGACAAAATAGAAAATCTGGTTGCCTTAGAAGCCTTATTAGATAGAGATGATATAAATATCATTAGCACAACTTTACCAAATGAAGCATTACGAATTTCATGGGAAAAAGATATCGCTATAGCATTAGTTGACGTACAAATGCCAGAAATGGATGGTTTTGAGCTGGTAGAAATATTAAAAAGCAATCCCAGAACAAAAGATATATTAGTGGTTTTTGTAACTGCTATTTCTGTGGAAACTAAGTATGCAGTAAAAGGACTAAATGTTGGTGCAGTAGATTATTTATATAAACCTTTAAACCCCTACGTTACTTCTGCTAAGGTTGACTCTTTTGTTCAGCTTGTTCGCAACCAAAGAGAAATTAAAGCAAAAAACATACAATTAGAGACCTATCAAAAAGAGCTAATTAAGGCAAAAGAACTAGCCGAGCAGGGCAAAAAGATAAAGGAAAACTTCTTGGCCAATATGAGTCATGAAATACGCACGCCTATAAATGGGATAATAGGCTTAGTAAATGTATTGTTAGAAACTCCATTATCTGCAGAGCAAAAGGAACTGATAGAATTGCTGGAAATTTCATCAAACTCTTTATTAGGCATTATTAACGATGTATTAGATCTTTCTAAAATTGAAGCTGGTAAATTCAAAATAATAAGAGCTGAAACTGATTTAGAAAAGCTTGGCAATGCGGTAATTAATTTATTAAGTATTGGGGCTAAAGCAAAAAACATAGAGTTAAAGCTAGAATTAGACAAAGAACTACCAAAAGTAGTTTTAGCCGACTCGTTAAGATTAAATCAGATTTTAATGAACTTAATTGGAAATGCAGTTAAGTTTACTACAGAAGGATCTGTTAAGCTAAAAATTGAAGTTCTTGATAAAAAAGGAAATAATAAACGCATCAAATTTTCAATTATAGATACTGGCATTGGCATCCCGAAAGAAAACATTCATAAAGTATTTGAAGTATTTGAGCAAGGCAGTGATGACACAACACTTAAATTTGGCGGAACTGGTTTAGGTTTATCGATAGTGAAAAATTTGGCAAAACTAAAAGGTGGTGTCTTAAATATAGAAAGTGAAATTAATAAGGGTAGTACTTTCTCTTTTACCAATTGGTATGAAGTAGTTGAGGAAATAAAAAAAGAGCAGCCGAAAGCATTGAGAGGCAACCAATTCCCTCCTTTAAAACACGTTAAAATCTTAGTTGCAGAAGACAATCCAATTAATAAACACTTAATAATTGCAACGCTAAAAGAATGGGGCATTGTACCAGATGTAGTAGAAAATGGTAAAGAAGCTCTTGAAAAACTTACAGAAAATGAATACGACCTTATTTTAATGGATAATTACATGCCTGTAATGAATGGTTTGCAGGCCATCGCACTGATTAGAAATGGAGAAGTTCCTGGTAAAGAAAATGTTCCAATCATTACTTTCTCGGCATCTATAATGGAAAGCGATAAAAAAATTGCGCTTGATGCTGGAGCAAACGAGGTATTAAATAAGACTTTTGAACCAGAATTACTATACGATAAGATTACTAGTTTTGTGAGGAAATAG
- the pth gene encoding aminoacyl-tRNA hydrolase: MKFLIVGLGNIGPEYAHTRHNIGFDIADQLVKDLDGSFELLKLAYYAEVSFKGKKLHVIKPTTFMNLSGKAVNYWMKDLKIAPENVLVLVDDLALPLGKLRMKLQGSSAGHNGLKSIEELCGGQNYARLRFGISDNFRKGQQADYVLGLFDKDEQKELPTLINRGVSMIKSFVTIGAAQTMTLFNK; this comes from the coding sequence ATGAAATTTCTCATTGTTGGGCTAGGTAATATTGGCCCAGAATACGCTCATACCCGCCATAATATTGGTTTTGATATTGCAGACCAGCTCGTAAAAGATCTAGATGGAAGTTTTGAACTTTTAAAGCTCGCCTATTATGCTGAAGTAAGTTTTAAAGGCAAAAAATTACATGTGATTAAGCCAACCACTTTTATGAATTTAAGTGGTAAGGCAGTTAATTATTGGATGAAGGACCTAAAGATTGCACCAGAAAATGTTTTGGTTTTGGTTGATGATTTGGCCTTACCTTTAGGGAAACTAAGGATGAAACTGCAAGGTAGTAGCGCAGGTCACAATGGTTTGAAAAGTATTGAAGAACTATGTGGTGGTCAGAATTATGCTCGTTTGCGATTTGGTATTAGCGATAATTTTAGAAAAGGACAGCAAGCGGACTATGTATTAGGTCTATTTGATAAAGACGAGCAGAAAGAGTTGCCTACTCTAATTAATCGTGGCGTATCCATGATCAAGAGTTTTGTAACCATCGGTGCTGCCCAAACAATGACATTATTTAATAAATAA
- a CDS encoding ribose-phosphate pyrophosphokinase, which produces MPLQFNPVKIFAGSGTKDLAKKIAEAYGKPLGSVTLSRFSDGEFQPSFDESIRGSDVFLVQSTYQPSDNLMELLLMVDAARRASAHYITAVVPYYGLSRQDRKDKPRVAIGAKLVANLLKTAGIHRIMTMDLHAAQIQGFFDIPVDHLDGSVIFVPYIKSLGLKNLTIASPDMGGSYRARTFAKFFNAEVVICDKRRLRANEIESMSIIGDVKGLDVVLMDDICDTAGTLAKAAALIMENGANSVRAVCTHAVLSGKAYETIENSMLEELIVTDTIPLKQESSKIKVLSTAKLFAKAIANVNEHGSISDLFKV; this is translated from the coding sequence ATGCCATTGCAATTTAACCCAGTTAAAATTTTTGCCGGAAGCGGTACAAAAGATTTAGCGAAAAAAATTGCCGAAGCTTACGGCAAACCATTAGGAAGCGTTACTTTAAGTCGCTTTAGCGATGGCGAGTTTCAACCTTCATTTGATGAGTCGATTAGAGGAAGTGATGTTTTCTTGGTACAGTCTACCTATCAACCTAGCGATAATTTAATGGAACTTTTGTTAATGGTTGATGCTGCAAGAAGAGCGTCAGCACATTACATTACGGCAGTTGTTCCTTATTATGGCTTATCTCGTCAGGATAGAAAAGATAAACCACGTGTAGCAATAGGAGCAAAGTTGGTTGCTAATTTATTAAAAACAGCAGGTATCCATCGTATCATGACAATGGATTTGCATGCGGCACAGATACAAGGTTTCTTTGATATTCCGGTAGATCACTTAGATGGATCGGTAATTTTTGTTCCTTATATCAAAAGCTTAGGCTTAAAGAATTTAACCATCGCTTCACCAGATATGGGTGGGTCTTACAGGGCTCGTACTTTTGCAAAGTTTTTTAATGCAGAAGTTGTAATCTGTGATAAACGCCGTTTACGTGCTAATGAAATCGAATCGATGTCGATTATTGGAGATGTAAAAGGTTTAGATGTAGTTTTGATGGATGATATTTGTGATACCGCTGGTACATTGGCTAAAGCAGCAGCTTTGATCATGGAAAATGGGGCAAATAGTGTGAGAGCGGTTTGTACGCATGCAGTTTTATCTGGCAAAGCGTATGAAACCATAGAAAACTCAATGTTAGAGGAATTAATCGTAACTGATACCATTCCGCTAAAACAAGAGAGTTCTAAAATTAAGGTGTTGAGCACGGCCAAATTATTTGCAAAGGCAATTGCCAATGTAAATGAGCATGGTTCAATCAGCGACTTGTTTAAAGTATAA
- a CDS encoding protein-glutamate O-methyltransferase CheR, translated as MEHSSLTINNEELNELILIIRKIHDFDFSVYSQASFKRQVTKLMILEKLSLFDLRTLLTNDANYFEHFLIQVTVNVTEMFRDPLFFKSVKENIIPYLGSYQHIKVWNAGCSTGEELYSFAMLFDDENLYQRSFFYGTDVNSKVLNTAKNGIYTLKQMKQYSENYLATGAINSLAKYYTAKYDAVAIKQALKKHTLFSVHNLISDGVFNEFQVISCRNVLIYFSKDLQNKVIELFYNSLANFGFLCLGSKESIRDPNLLALFKIIDKKNNIYQKIPLTISS; from the coding sequence TTGGAACACTCATCTCTAACAATTAACAATGAAGAATTAAATGAATTAATTTTAATCATTCGGAAAATCCATGATTTCGATTTTAGCGTATATTCTCAAGCCTCATTTAAAAGACAAGTAACTAAATTAATGATCTTAGAGAAATTAAGCCTTTTCGACTTAAGGACATTGTTAACAAATGATGCTAACTATTTTGAGCACTTTTTAATTCAGGTAACCGTAAATGTTACTGAAATGTTTCGTGACCCATTATTTTTTAAATCGGTTAAAGAAAATATCATTCCCTATTTAGGCTCTTATCAACATATAAAAGTGTGGAATGCGGGTTGCTCCACAGGTGAAGAGCTTTATTCATTTGCAATGCTGTTTGATGATGAAAACTTATATCAAAGGAGTTTTTTTTATGGAACTGATGTCAATTCTAAAGTTTTAAATACAGCCAAAAATGGCATCTACACTTTAAAACAAATGAAACAATATTCGGAGAATTACTTAGCAACTGGAGCTATCAATTCACTGGCAAAATACTATACCGCTAAATATGATGCTGTTGCCATTAAACAAGCGCTTAAAAAACACACGTTATTCTCGGTACACAACTTAATATCAGACGGTGTATTTAATGAATTTCAGGTTATTTCCTGTAGAAATGTTTTAATCTACTTTAGTAAAGACCTACAAAACAAAGTAATTGAGCTTTTTTATAATAGTTTAGCTAATTTTGGCTTTTTATGCCTAGGATCTAAGGAAAGCATTAGAGACCCCAATTTATTGGCTCTTTTTAAAATCATCGACAAAAAAAATAATATTTATCAAAAAATACCCTTAACTATATCGTCTTAA
- a CDS encoding 50S ribosomal protein L25/general stress protein Ctc gives MKTIAISGSPRENVGKRDAKELRYEGKVPAVLYGGKEQLHFAVLITDLNAAIFTPEANFLEITIGGTKVKAIIKEAQFHPLTDVLLHVDFLQLFDEKEITMEIPVKLTGTSPGVKMGGKLVQKLRKLRVKSLPKNMPQVVEVSIAKMEVGNLFRVRDLRKGDYVVTNTPEDTIVSVGMSRALKQAETEAAKGK, from the coding sequence ATGAAAACAATCGCTATTAGCGGTTCTCCAAGAGAGAACGTAGGGAAACGCGATGCTAAAGAGCTTCGCTATGAAGGTAAAGTTCCTGCAGTATTGTATGGTGGTAAAGAGCAATTGCACTTTGCTGTATTAATAACAGACTTAAATGCTGCTATTTTTACTCCAGAAGCTAACTTTTTAGAAATCACTATAGGTGGTACTAAAGTTAAAGCTATCATCAAAGAAGCTCAATTTCATCCATTAACAGATGTTTTATTACACGTAGATTTTCTTCAGTTATTTGACGAGAAAGAAATCACGATGGAAATTCCTGTTAAATTAACTGGAACTTCTCCAGGTGTTAAAATGGGTGGTAAATTAGTTCAGAAATTACGTAAACTACGCGTAAAATCATTACCTAAAAATATGCCTCAAGTAGTGGAGGTTAGCATTGCTAAAATGGAAGTTGGAAACTTATTCCGCGTTCGTGATTTGCGAAAAGGTGATTACGTTGTAACTAACACACCAGAAGATACAATCGTTTCTGTAGGTATGTCTAGAGCATTAAAACAAGCAGAAACTGAAGCAGCTAAAGGCAAGTAA